One window of the Tachypleus tridentatus isolate NWPU-2018 chromosome 10, ASM421037v1, whole genome shotgun sequence genome contains the following:
- the LOC143231072 gene encoding ubiquitin carboxyl-terminal hydrolase isozyme L3-like, whose translation MSAKWLPLESNPDVMNKFIHELGVPKDWSVVDLVGLDDELLATVPSPVLAVLLLYPSRKQNEAGVEMAKASGQSVSDQVYFLQQTIRNACGTVALLNAIANSADHIKLGNGSTIAKFLNETKSLSPEERGKHLEQEESISAIHEMSAREGQTQTPCIDDEVDFRFMTLVEVDGNLYELDGRKSLPVNHGPTSRENLLKDAASVCRKFIERDPENVRFHVLALAAAAN comes from the exons ATGTCTGCAAAGTGGTTACCTCTTGAATCAAACCCTGAT gtaatgAACAAG TTCATACACGAACTAGGAGTACCGAAGGATTGGTCAGTTGTTGATCTGGTTGGTTTAGATGATGAACTTTTGGCCACTGTTCCTagccctgtcttggctgtgttatTACTGTATCCATCAAGGAAACAG AATGAAGCAGGAGTAGAAATGGCTAAGGCATCTGGTCAGTCAGTCAGTGACCAAGTTTATTTTTTGCAGCAGACTATCAGAAATGCATGTGGAACTGTTGCTCTGCTAAATGCTATTGCCAACAGTGCTGACCATATCAAACTAG GTAATGGTTCGACTATTGCCAAGTTCTTGAATGAGACTAAAAGTTTGTCACCGGAAGAACGTGGAAAACATCTTGAACAAGAAGAG aGTATTTCGGCCATCCATGAGATGAGTGCTCGGGAAGGACAGACTCAG ACACCCTGTATTGATGACGAAGTTGATTTTCGCTTTATGACTTTAGTTGAAGTAGATGGAAACCTCTATGAACTTG ATGGTCGCAAGTCTCTTCCAGTTAATCATGGCCCAACTTCAAGAGAGAACCTGTTGAAG GATGCTGCTAGCGTGTGCAGGAAGTTCATAGAGCGAGATCCTGAGAATGTGAGATTTCATGTTCTGGCCTTGGCAGCAGCTGCTAATTGA